Proteins encoded by one window of uncultured Bacteroides sp.:
- a CDS encoding transporter substrate-binding domain-containing protein yields the protein MNSMKPEGYIKYLILGVISTFIIFYFTEKDSSKGKPRDYAEIKKSGILRVVTEYNSLSYYVDGDTISGFQYELAKAFAKAEGLRLKIVPEMSFDKRLEGLSKGSYDIIAYDMLVTSELKDSILLTSPIHLNKQVLVQRKAGNNSIYIKSQLDLAHKILHVVKGSPSILRIRNLSNEIGDPIYIKEVEKYGSEQLMAMVAHGDINYAVCDESIALASIDSFPQLDIHTDISFTQFYSWGVSKQSPILIDSLNSWIKTFTKSKEYQRIYKKYYKG from the coding sequence ATTAATAGTATGAAACCGGAAGGATACATCAAATATTTAATTCTGGGGGTAATATCTACATTTATTATCTTTTATTTTACAGAAAAAGATTCCTCAAAAGGAAAGCCAAGAGATTATGCAGAGATTAAGAAATCGGGAATACTACGGGTTGTAACCGAATATAATTCATTGAGCTATTATGTAGACGGAGATACTATATCCGGATTTCAATATGAGCTGGCAAAGGCTTTCGCCAAAGCAGAAGGATTACGTTTAAAGATTGTACCTGAAATGAGTTTTGATAAACGTTTAGAAGGTCTTTCTAAAGGAAGTTATGACATTATTGCTTACGATATGCTGGTAACCAGTGAACTTAAGGATTCCATTTTACTAACATCGCCTATCCACCTGAATAAGCAAGTGTTGGTTCAAAGAAAAGCAGGCAACAATAGCATATACATCAAAAGTCAATTAGACCTTGCACATAAAATTCTTCATGTAGTAAAAGGCTCACCCTCTATCCTTCGTATCCGTAACCTAAGCAATGAAATAGGAGACCCAATTTATATTAAAGAAGTAGAGAAATACGGATCAGAACAACTTATGGCTATGGTTGCCCACGGAGATATTAATTATGCCGTCTGCGACGAAAGTATAGCTTTGGCTTCTATAGACTCTTTCCCTCAGCTAGATATCCATACCGATATCAGTTTTACTCAATTCTATTCGTGGGGGGTAAGCAAACAGTCTCCAATATTAATTGATAGTCTTAACTCTTGGATTAAAACATTCACCAAGAGCAAAGAATATCAACGTATCTATAAGAAATATTATAAAGGCTGA